A portion of the Rhodococcus pseudokoreensis genome contains these proteins:
- a CDS encoding glycoside hydrolase family 57 protein gives MTESDNRTGAGDATEPGMFCLVLHSHLPWLANHGRWPVGEEWLYQSWAASYLPLTAMLRRLSDEGRSHLLTLGITPVLAAQLDDPHCLAGMHHWLGNWQIRAHEAAGMPDDAHRELGAREHRASAAALADFELRWRHGGSPVLRDLLDREAFELLGGPLAHPFQPLLDPRLRAFSLREGIADAAARWNCTPTGIWGPECGYTPGMETGYADAGVTHFMVDGPALRGDTSLGRPVRESDVVAFGRDLQVSYRVWSPKSGYPGHGAYRDFHTYDHATGLKPARVTGRTVDSADKAPYDPALASAAVDRHVADFVATVRRRLRDESERIGRPALVVAAFDTELFGHWWHEGPEWLEKVLRALPEAEIRVGTLDDARSQGYVGEPVQLENSSWGSGKDWRVWAGDQVADLVQLNSEVVGTALDTVDKSHDHDAAPGRSALRNRVNDQMLREALMTVSSDWAFMVSKDSAAGYARDRAHKHAHATREIAAAVSAGKDAAASRLAEGWNRADGLFPGLDARRLPAGDHRLTGTEGGAS, from the coding sequence GTGACCGAATCCGACAACCGCACCGGAGCGGGCGACGCGACGGAACCGGGCATGTTCTGCCTGGTCCTGCACTCCCACCTGCCCTGGCTCGCCAACCACGGCCGCTGGCCCGTCGGCGAGGAATGGCTGTACCAGTCGTGGGCGGCGTCGTACCTCCCCCTCACCGCAATGTTGCGGCGGCTGTCCGACGAGGGTCGCTCGCATCTGCTGACCCTCGGCATCACCCCCGTTCTGGCAGCTCAGCTCGATGATCCGCACTGCCTCGCCGGAATGCACCACTGGCTCGGGAACTGGCAGATCCGCGCGCACGAGGCAGCAGGCATGCCCGACGACGCGCATCGCGAACTCGGTGCGCGCGAACACCGTGCGTCCGCCGCCGCGCTCGCCGACTTCGAGCTGCGCTGGCGCCACGGCGGCTCCCCGGTGCTGCGCGACCTCCTCGACCGCGAGGCGTTCGAACTGCTCGGCGGTCCGCTCGCCCACCCGTTCCAGCCGCTGCTCGATCCGCGGCTGCGCGCCTTCTCCCTCCGCGAGGGGATCGCCGACGCCGCCGCCCGGTGGAACTGCACGCCGACAGGTATCTGGGGGCCCGAATGCGGGTACACCCCCGGCATGGAGACCGGATACGCCGACGCCGGCGTGACGCATTTCATGGTCGACGGCCCCGCCCTGCGCGGCGACACGTCCCTCGGCCGGCCGGTCCGGGAGTCGGACGTGGTCGCGTTCGGACGCGATCTGCAGGTCAGCTACCGGGTGTGGTCGCCGAAGTCGGGCTACCCCGGCCACGGCGCCTACCGCGACTTCCACACGTACGACCACGCCACGGGACTCAAACCGGCCCGGGTCACCGGCCGCACGGTCGACTCGGCCGACAAGGCGCCGTACGACCCCGCCCTCGCGTCGGCGGCGGTCGACCGGCACGTCGCCGACTTCGTGGCCACCGTCCGCAGACGGCTGCGCGACGAGTCCGAGCGCATCGGCCGGCCCGCGCTCGTCGTCGCCGCGTTCGACACGGAACTGTTCGGGCACTGGTGGCACGAGGGCCCCGAGTGGCTCGAGAAGGTGCTGCGGGCGCTGCCCGAGGCCGAAATCCGGGTCGGCACCCTCGACGACGCCCGCAGCCAGGGCTACGTCGGCGAACCCGTGCAGCTCGAGAACTCGTCGTGGGGATCCGGCAAGGACTGGCGGGTGTGGGCCGGCGATCAGGTCGCGGACCTGGTGCAACTCAATTCCGAGGTGGTCGGGACCGCCCTCGACACCGTCGACAAGTCCCACGACCACGACGCCGCACCGGGACGGTCCGCGCTCCGGAATCGCGTGAACGACCAGATGCTGCGCGAGGCACTCATGACGGTGTCGAGCGACTGGGCGTTCATGGTCAGCAAGGATTCGGCGGCCGGGTACGCCCGCGACCGGGCACACAAGCACGCGCACGCCACCCGCGAGATCGCCGCCGCCGTCTCGGCAGGCAAGGACGCGGCCGCGAGCAGGCTCGCAGAGGGATGGAACCGCGCCGACGGCCTGTTCCCCGGGCTCGACGCGCGGCGTCTGCCCGCCGGGGACCACCGGCTGACGGGCACCGAGGGAGGGGCGTCGTGA
- a CDS encoding glycosyltransferase family 4 protein: MKILIVSWEYPPVVVGGLGRHVHHLATELAAAGHEVVVLSRRPSGTDASTHPTVTHIEDGVLVVAVAEDPAHFVFGEDMLAWTLAMGHAMVRAGVALHKPGVGEGWQPDVVHAHDWLVAHPAIALAEFYDVPLVSTLHATEAGRHSGWVSGRINRQVHSVEWWLANESDALITCSASMQDEVTALYGPQLPPITVIRNGIDLTTWSFRERAPRSGPPKLLFVGRLEYEKGVQDAIAALPRIRRSHPGTTLSIAGEGTQFTWLYQQARTHRVARAVNFLGNLDHIELLGWLHGADAIVLPSRYEPFGIIALEAAASGTPLVASTAGGLGEAVVDGETGMSFQPGDVTGLTSAVREVLDDPAGAQQRAVAARDRLTADFDWHKVAEETVHVYAGAKRRVRHPLARPEIPERPLPGR; the protein is encoded by the coding sequence GTGAAGATCCTGATCGTGTCGTGGGAGTACCCACCCGTCGTGGTCGGCGGTCTCGGCCGCCACGTGCACCACCTGGCCACCGAACTCGCCGCCGCCGGACACGAAGTGGTGGTGCTGTCGCGGCGGCCGTCGGGCACCGACGCGTCGACCCATCCCACCGTCACCCACATCGAGGACGGCGTCCTGGTGGTCGCCGTCGCCGAAGACCCCGCGCACTTCGTGTTCGGCGAGGACATGCTGGCGTGGACGCTCGCGATGGGCCACGCGATGGTGCGGGCCGGCGTCGCACTGCACAAGCCGGGTGTCGGGGAGGGCTGGCAGCCGGACGTGGTGCACGCGCACGACTGGCTGGTGGCGCATCCGGCCATCGCGTTGGCCGAATTCTACGACGTCCCTTTGGTTTCCACGCTCCACGCCACCGAAGCCGGACGGCACAGCGGCTGGGTGTCCGGCCGGATCAACCGGCAGGTGCATTCGGTGGAATGGTGGCTGGCCAACGAATCCGACGCACTCATCACGTGTTCCGCGTCGATGCAGGACGAGGTGACCGCACTCTACGGTCCGCAGCTCCCGCCGATCACGGTGATCCGCAACGGAATCGACCTCACGACGTGGAGTTTCCGCGAGCGCGCGCCACGGTCCGGGCCGCCGAAACTGCTGTTCGTCGGCCGCCTCGAATACGAGAAGGGCGTGCAGGACGCCATCGCCGCGCTCCCCCGCATCCGACGCAGCCACCCCGGGACGACGCTGTCGATCGCCGGGGAGGGCACCCAGTTCACCTGGCTCTACCAGCAGGCCCGCACCCATCGCGTCGCCCGCGCCGTGAACTTCCTCGGCAACCTCGACCACATCGAACTGCTCGGGTGGCTGCACGGCGCCGACGCCATCGTCCTGCCCAGCCGGTACGAGCCGTTCGGCATCATCGCACTCGAGGCCGCCGCCTCCGGAACCCCGCTCGTCGCGTCCACCGCGGGCGGCCTCGGAGAAGCGGTCGTCGACGGCGAAACGGGCATGTCGTTCCAGCCGGGCGACGTCACCGGACTCACGTCCGCAGTCCGGGAGGTCCTCGACGACCCGGCCGGGGCACAGCAGCGCGCGGTGGCCGCCCGCGACCGGCTCACCGCCGACTTCGACTGGCACAAGGTGGCCGAGGAGACCGTCCACGTCTACGCGGGGGCCAAACGTCGCGTGCGGCATCCACTGGCGCGGCCGGAGATTCCCGAGCGTCCCCTGCCGGGTCGCTGA
- a CDS encoding DUF3253 domain-containing protein → MAASDSELEDRIRALLDARADSASICPSDVARAVAPDDWRPLMEPVREAARRLADAGEVEITQKGDVVDPESARGPIRIRRARTN, encoded by the coding sequence ATGGCTGCGTCGGACAGCGAACTCGAGGACCGCATCCGGGCGCTCCTCGACGCCCGGGCCGACAGCGCGAGCATCTGCCCATCGGATGTCGCACGAGCCGTCGCTCCTGACGACTGGCGACCCCTCATGGAACCGGTGCGGGAGGCTGCGCGGCGTCTGGCAGACGCCGGAGAGGTCGAGATCACCCAGAAGGGTGACGTGGTGGATCCGGAATCGGCACGGGGCCCGATCCGGATCCGGCGGGCCCGCACGAACTGA
- a CDS encoding acyltransferase has product MTSMWGAPLRTRWRGSRRSDSEQARFLTRDSLRWVLANKAYTPWYLVRYYRLAKFKLANPHVILRGMVFLGKRVEIHSTPDLSRLEIGRWVHIGDGNAIRCHEGSLRIGDKVVFGKDNVVNTYLDIEIGASTLVADWCYITDFDHRMDDVNVPIKDQGIVKGPVRIGPDTWVAAKVTVLRNTRVGRGCVLGAHAVVKGDIPDFSIAVGSPAKAVKNRKSEWEAGAAERAKYIAALEDIARKKAAQEN; this is encoded by the coding sequence ATGACGAGCATGTGGGGCGCACCGTTGCGTACGAGGTGGCGAGGATCCCGGCGGAGTGACAGCGAGCAGGCCCGCTTTCTGACACGCGACTCGCTGCGATGGGTGCTGGCGAACAAGGCGTACACGCCGTGGTACCTCGTGCGGTACTACCGGCTCGCGAAGTTCAAGCTCGCCAATCCGCACGTGATCCTGCGCGGCATGGTGTTCCTCGGCAAGCGGGTGGAGATCCATTCGACCCCCGACCTGTCCCGGCTCGAGATCGGCCGGTGGGTGCACATCGGTGACGGCAACGCCATCCGCTGCCACGAGGGTTCGCTGCGCATCGGCGACAAGGTGGTGTTCGGCAAGGACAACGTCGTCAACACGTACCTCGATATCGAGATCGGCGCGTCGACGCTCGTGGCGGACTGGTGTTACATCACCGACTTCGACCACCGCATGGACGACGTGAACGTCCCGATCAAGGATCAGGGCATCGTGAAGGGCCCGGTCCGCATCGGTCCCGACACGTGGGTGGCGGCCAAGGTGACGGTCCTGCGCAACACGCGCGTGGGGCGTGGCTGTGTGCTCGGTGCGCATGCCGTCGTGAAGGGAGACATCCCGGACTTCAGCATCGCCGTCGGGTCGCCGGCCAAGGCCGTGAAGAACCGCAAGTCGGAGTGGGAGGCGGGCGCGGCCGAACGCGCGAAGTACATCGCGGCCCTCGAAGACATCGCCCGCAAGAAGGCGGCGCAGGAGAACTGA
- a CDS encoding PQQ-binding-like beta-propeller repeat protein: MRRVLRSSVLALATISTVVLSGCSSGPQVDDIFSAGGWPGMHADARNSDTSPVTGSRDLSFAWSRPLGGPVANYASVAASGQIFVTARTEKGCNLFSYQMDSGRKRWCRQLAPGVVASTPVVDGAANVYVGENGAINSFNEYGQLRWRTPVVGTPLSAQFTGDGNLLFITQLGQINVVNTQNGQKVVAPYDLVPPPSFADGANADIIPDDQGLRGCFFGAPDCPVANMPAIDLESGKFYFTLFAPGAPQAELVAMKYSGGDNPAITQEWSSDTLPGGSASSPDLSADGSVVYANDNWGTMWAIDSATGDPKWSYDIGYAAAGSPSTSADGLIIPAGGPDGHLLALQDKGDHAELVWERKDLLQLGVPAQTAGSTGYAVVREGADGLAMITFDTGTGETLDQDTLPGAKGFTVGTSVGPKGEVLTPTLLGELFVLR; this comes from the coding sequence ATGCGGCGGGTCCTACGTTCGTCAGTACTGGCGCTGGCGACGATCTCGACTGTCGTCCTCAGCGGCTGCAGCAGCGGACCGCAGGTCGACGACATCTTCTCGGCGGGCGGGTGGCCCGGCATGCACGCCGACGCCCGCAACAGCGACACCAGCCCCGTCACCGGTTCCCGCGATCTCTCCTTCGCCTGGTCGCGCCCGCTCGGCGGTCCGGTGGCGAATTACGCGTCCGTGGCGGCGAGCGGCCAGATCTTCGTCACCGCGCGCACCGAGAAGGGCTGCAACCTCTTCTCCTACCAGATGGACAGCGGCCGCAAACGCTGGTGCCGGCAACTCGCCCCCGGCGTCGTGGCGTCCACACCGGTCGTCGACGGTGCCGCCAACGTGTACGTCGGCGAGAACGGCGCCATCAACTCGTTCAACGAATACGGCCAGCTGCGTTGGCGCACACCGGTGGTCGGGACGCCGCTGTCCGCGCAGTTCACCGGTGACGGCAATCTCCTCTTCATCACCCAGCTCGGCCAGATCAACGTCGTGAACACGCAGAACGGCCAAAAGGTCGTGGCGCCGTACGATCTCGTCCCGCCGCCGTCCTTCGCCGACGGGGCGAACGCCGACATCATCCCGGACGACCAGGGCCTTCGCGGCTGCTTCTTCGGCGCGCCCGACTGCCCGGTGGCGAACATGCCTGCCATCGACCTCGAGTCCGGCAAGTTCTACTTCACGCTCTTCGCGCCCGGCGCACCCCAGGCGGAACTCGTCGCGATGAAGTACTCCGGCGGCGACAACCCCGCGATCACCCAGGAATGGTCCAGCGACACCCTGCCCGGCGGCAGCGCGTCCAGCCCGGACCTGTCGGCCGACGGCTCCGTCGTCTACGCCAACGACAACTGGGGAACGATGTGGGCGATCGACTCCGCGACCGGTGATCCGAAGTGGAGCTACGACATCGGGTACGCCGCGGCAGGCAGCCCGTCGACGTCCGCGGACGGCCTGATCATCCCCGCGGGTGGTCCCGACGGCCACCTGCTGGCCCTGCAGGACAAGGGCGATCACGCCGAACTCGTCTGGGAGCGAAAGGATCTGCTGCAGCTGGGAGTCCCGGCGCAGACGGCCGGGTCCACCGGGTACGCGGTGGTCCGTGAGGGTGCGGACGGACTGGCGATGATCACGTTCGACACCGGCACCGGCGAAACCCTCGATCAGGACACGCTGCCCGGGGCGAAGGGCTTCACCGTCGGCACGTCCGTCGGCCCGAAGGGTGAAGTGCTCACGCCCACCCTGCTCGGGGAACTGTTCGTCCTCCGCTGA
- a CDS encoding THUMP-like domain-containing protein, with the protein MGYAFTPGDVEFLQSEEGAAALAEVDALALTASTRLADIGRARTRFGSHVALLVETVLLRRKAAAKLPGTGTWFFTDDALQQATPRAVAAHRATRLTDRNVHDVTCSIGAELDAVVGTAATVIGSDLDPVRLLMAKHNVPGAAVLRADALVPCTRGTVVLADPARRSGGRRTHDPAALEPPLPDLIDAYRGRDLAVKCAPGLDFDRLGWDGEVEVVSLDGGVREACLWSPGLSGGGVTRRASVLGSDGTAWTVTDAEDEDIPERAPGEWIVDPDGAVVRAGLVRHYAARHGLWQLDPRIAYLTGDSVPDGVRGFRILDQVKYSEKSLRQELARHDCGVAEILVRGVDVDPAVLRPKLKLRGSRSLSVVITRIGRAGIAFICAARP; encoded by the coding sequence TTGGGCTATGCGTTCACTCCCGGGGACGTGGAGTTCCTCCAGAGTGAGGAAGGGGCGGCCGCTCTCGCGGAAGTGGACGCCCTCGCACTGACCGCGTCGACGCGCCTGGCCGACATCGGCCGGGCGCGTACGCGTTTCGGCTCCCACGTGGCGTTGCTGGTGGAGACCGTCCTGCTGCGGCGGAAGGCGGCCGCCAAACTGCCCGGCACCGGAACCTGGTTCTTCACCGACGACGCACTGCAACAGGCGACCCCGCGTGCGGTCGCCGCGCACCGGGCGACGCGGCTGACGGACCGGAACGTCCACGACGTCACCTGTTCGATCGGTGCCGAACTGGACGCGGTGGTCGGGACGGCGGCGACGGTGATCGGCAGCGATCTCGACCCGGTCCGGCTCCTGATGGCGAAGCACAACGTTCCCGGGGCGGCAGTTCTGCGCGCCGACGCGCTCGTCCCGTGCACCCGCGGCACCGTCGTCCTCGCCGATCCGGCGCGACGGTCCGGCGGCAGGCGCACGCACGACCCCGCCGCGCTGGAGCCGCCGCTGCCCGATCTGATCGACGCGTACCGCGGACGGGATCTGGCCGTGAAGTGCGCCCCCGGACTGGATTTCGATCGGCTCGGCTGGGACGGCGAGGTGGAGGTGGTGTCCCTCGACGGCGGTGTGCGAGAGGCCTGCCTGTGGTCGCCGGGGCTGTCCGGCGGCGGTGTCACGCGGCGGGCGAGCGTGCTCGGCTCCGACGGAACCGCCTGGACGGTCACGGACGCCGAGGACGAGGACATCCCCGAACGCGCACCGGGCGAATGGATCGTCGACCCGGACGGCGCCGTCGTGCGTGCCGGTCTGGTGCGGCACTACGCCGCCCGGCACGGGCTGTGGCAGCTCGATCCCCGGATCGCGTATCTCACCGGCGATTCGGTTCCCGACGGCGTGCGGGGATTCCGCATCCTCGACCAGGTGAAGTATTCGGAGAAGTCGCTGCGGCAGGAACTGGCCCGTCACGATTGCGGTGTGGCGGAAATCCTGGTGCGCGGCGTCGACGTCGATCCCGCGGTCCTGCGGCCCAAGCTGAAGCTGCGCGGAAGTCGTTCGCTCAGTGTGGTGATCACACGGATCGGCAGGGCCGGCATCGCCTTCATTTGCGCTGCGCGCCCGTGA